In one Candidatus Omnitrophota bacterium genomic region, the following are encoded:
- a CDS encoding 50S ribosomal protein L25, protein MEELLLGAEKRIEIGKSKVKDLRGKGFIPGVVYSEGKEAMALKMSRHELLQLIHHHRIENVVLNLKIKDDAKKGSRSCMIKEVQHDPVSGDIIHIDFNEISLTKAIKVNVPIVTKGESVGVKNEGGALEHILWEIEVECLPTDIPKNIEVDISALKIGDSIHIKDIAFPDKVKVFSDADAVVLSVAAPMKEEAAPVEGEEKLEPEVIKEKKPEAEAETEEKK, encoded by the coding sequence ATGGAAGAGTTATTATTAGGGGCGGAAAAAAGAATAGAGATCGGCAAGAGCAAGGTTAAGGATTTGAGGGGTAAAGGGTTTATCCCGGGGGTGGTTTATTCCGAAGGCAAAGAGGCTATGGCGTTAAAGATGTCCCGGCATGAGCTCCTTCAGCTTATCCACCATCACCGCATCGAGAACGTTGTCCTTAACCTCAAGATCAAGGATGACGCGAAAAAAGGCTCCAGGTCGTGCATGATCAAAGAGGTGCAGCATGATCCGGTAAGCGGCGACATAATCCACATCGATTTTAACGAAATATCCCTGACCAAGGCGATCAAGGTCAATGTGCCTATAGTCACTAAAGGCGAATCTGTGGGCGTCAAGAACGAAGGCGGCGCTCTGGAGCACATACTCTGGGAGATCGAGGTGGAGTGCCTTCCTACGGATATCCCCAAGAATATCGAGGTTGATATCAGCGCCTTGAAGATCGGCGATTCCATACATATCAAAGATATCGCTTTTCCGGATAAGGTTAAAGTCTTCTCCGACGCGGACGCGGTGGTCCTTTCGGTGGCCGCTCCGATGAAGGAAGAAGCCGCGCCGGTTGAAGGCGAAGAGAAGCTTGAGCCGGAAGTCATCAAAGAGAAGAAACCCGAAGCTGAAGCTGAAACCGAAGAGAAGAAGTAG
- the pth gene encoding aminoacyl-tRNA hydrolase — MKLIVGLGNPGRNYLGTRHNIGSLAVRSLARESALSLKKGFLSSSESAKARIEDEDVILAVPRVYMNLSGEAVRQLVKKHRIALEDLLVVHDELDLDLGRVKLKSGGSAAGHNGLKSIIGSLKDDGFSRLRIGIARPRHNNADMADYVLSCFARKDKGLVEQSVLDSIVIMRLWVKDGISKTMNAVNR, encoded by the coding sequence ATGAAGTTAATTGTCGGGCTGGGTAATCCGGGCAGAAATTATCTCGGGACCAGGCATAACATCGGTTCTCTGGCGGTAAGGTCTCTTGCCCGGGAATCCGCTCTTTCTCTGAAAAAAGGGTTTTTATCTTCTTCGGAATCGGCCAAGGCCAGGATCGAGGATGAGGATGTGATCCTGGCAGTGCCCCGGGTTTATATGAATTTGTCGGGCGAGGCGGTGCGCCAGTTGGTCAAAAAACACCGGATAGCTTTGGAAGATCTGCTGGTGGTCCATGATGAACTGGACCTGGATCTGGGAAGGGTGAAGCTTAAATCCGGAGGCTCCGCCGCAGGGCACAACGGCCTTAAGTCCATAATCGGTTCTTTGAAGGATGATGGATTTTCCCGTTTGCGCATAGGCATCGCCCGGCCGCGGCACAATAACGCGGATATGGCTGATTATGTCCTTTCCTGTTTTGCCAGGAAAGACAAAGGATTGGTTGAACAGTCGGTCCTGGATTCAATCGTTATAATGAGGTTATGGGTAAAAGACGGTATTTCAAAAACTATGAATGCGGTTAACAGGTGA
- the rpsF gene encoding 30S ribosomal protein S6, with product MVKYEAMFIVKPDLGEIETKNVYTQIADVITKNSGVISNAAVWSEKRKMTFTIKKQQDGIYYLVNFTLPGDAITKIKYAFKLNDNILRVLITNVE from the coding sequence ATGGTCAAGTATGAAGCGATGTTTATTGTTAAACCGGATCTGGGCGAAATAGAGACTAAGAACGTATACACCCAGATAGCCGATGTGATAACCAAGAACAGCGGGGTTATCTCCAACGCAGCGGTATGGTCGGAAAAGAGAAAAATGACCTTTACGATCAAGAAACAGCAGGACGGGATATATTACCTGGTCAATTTTACCCTGCCGGGCGACGCGATCACCAAGATCAAGTATGCGTTCAAGCTAAACGATAATATCTTGAGGGTCCTGATAACAAACGTCGAGTAA
- a CDS encoding single-stranded DNA-binding protein — MASLNKVLLMGNLTRDPELRYTPQGTAVVNLRMAVNRRYKNKSQELKDEVCFITAVVWNKMAETCNQYLHKGSPVYVEGRLQSRSWEDQATGKTRSVIEVRAERVQFLGQAPKGAAENNVEGPSIEPNTETAWLEESEERPDENQ; from the coding sequence ATGGCGAGTTTAAATAAGGTATTACTTATGGGTAACCTGACCCGCGATCCTGAACTGCGGTATACCCCGCAGGGCACGGCAGTGGTCAATCTGCGCATGGCGGTCAACCGCCGGTATAAGAATAAGAGCCAGGAATTGAAGGACGAGGTGTGTTTTATCACCGCGGTAGTCTGGAACAAGATGGCCGAGACCTGCAACCAGTACCTGCATAAAGGAAGCCCGGTATACGTCGAGGGCAGGCTGCAGTCAAGGTCGTGGGAGGATCAGGCAACGGGTAAGACCCGCAGCGTGATCGAGGTGAGAGCGGAGAGAGTGCAATTCTTAGGCCAGGCGCCTAAAGGCGCGGCTGAAAATAATGTCGAAGGACCTTCCATAGAGCCTAATACCGAAACGGCTTGGCTGGAAGAAAGCGAGGAGAGGCCAGATGAGAATCAATAA
- the rpsR gene encoding 30S ribosomal protein S18, with the protein MFMPMRRKVCRFCADKIKAIDYKDLKTLESFVKERGRIVSRRSSGNCAKHQRELTRAVKQARFIALVPYVRI; encoded by the coding sequence ATGTTCATGCCCATGCGCAGGAAGGTGTGCCGTTTCTGCGCGGACAAGATAAAAGCCATAGATTACAAGGACCTGAAGACCCTTGAATCTTTTGTCAAGGAGCGCGGCAGGATCGTTTCCCGGCGTTCTTCGGGCAACTGCGCCAAGCACCAGAGGGAATTGACCAGGGCTGTAAAACAGGCAAGGTTCATCGCGCTTGTTCCTTATGTACGTATCTAA
- the rplI gene encoding 50S ribosomal protein L9: MEVILKQDVAGVGKAGAVLKVRDGFAQNFLLPKKLAVAVTSGNVKMLEQEKQRRLLKEEKEKVAAEELKNKLAGMSITLPVLTQEKEKLYGSITVVEIQKALADEGCVIDKEAFVMEEPIKALGIYQIPVKLHSEVTGQIKVWIVKK; this comes from the coding sequence ATGGAAGTTATATTAAAGCAGGACGTAGCAGGCGTGGGCAAGGCCGGGGCCGTGCTCAAGGTGCGGGACGGTTTCGCCCAGAATTTCCTTCTTCCCAAGAAACTGGCTGTCGCGGTCACCAGCGGCAACGTGAAGATGCTGGAGCAGGAAAAACAGCGCAGGCTTTTGAAGGAAGAGAAGGAAAAGGTCGCGGCTGAAGAGCTCAAGAACAAACTGGCCGGAATGTCGATCACCCTGCCGGTATTGACCCAGGAGAAAGAAAAGCTCTACGGCAGCATCACCGTCGTGGAGATCCAGAAAGCCCTGGCTGACGAAGGATGCGTTATCGACAAGGAGGCCTTTGTCATGGAAGAGCCGATAAAGGCCCTGGGTATATACCAGATCCCGGTAAAGCTTCATTCGGAGGTCACCGGCCAGATAAAGGTCTGGATCGTTAAAAAATAA
- the dnaB gene encoding replicative DNA helicase, whose product MNKDLIPPQNLEAEMAVLGSMLIDDNAIGVAIESVDRNSFYKDSHRKIFDVILSLYNNSKAVDLITITDELKRLGQLEDIGGVSALTEMANSVPTSANINHYAAIVKEKGTLRALINSSKKIEHLCYESEGNIGQVVDEAEKLIFAVSDNRNRGSFIPLKNIIQDSIETIDRLYQNKAHVTGIPTGFVDFDIKTAGLQPSDLVIVAGRPSMGKSALALGIAEYAAVTAKVPVALFSLEMSKEQLVQRMLCSHARVDANKVRTGYLAASDWPRLTTAASKLSEAPIFIDDTAAISVMELRAKVRRLKANNDIKLVIVDYLQLMRGSGFTESRQQEISDISRSLKALARELNLTIIGISQLSRSVESRDGHRPQLSDLRESGAIEQDADVVVLIMREEYYNPTPENEGIAEIIIAKQRNGPVGSFKVTFLKEYTRFENIARAE is encoded by the coding sequence ATGAACAAAGACCTGATCCCGCCGCAGAACCTGGAAGCAGAGATGGCGGTCCTGGGATCGATGCTGATAGATGATAACGCCATCGGCGTGGCCATCGAGTCTGTCGACCGCAATTCTTTTTATAAGGATTCCCACCGTAAGATCTTCGACGTAATTTTATCCCTTTATAACAACAGCAAGGCAGTGGACCTGATCACCATCACCGATGAATTAAAGCGCCTCGGCCAGCTCGAAGATATCGGGGGGGTCAGCGCTCTTACGGAGATGGCTAATTCCGTTCCCACGTCCGCCAACATAAACCATTACGCGGCTATTGTCAAAGAAAAAGGCACCCTGCGCGCCCTGATCAACAGCAGCAAGAAGATCGAGCATCTTTGTTATGAGAGCGAAGGCAATATCGGCCAGGTTGTTGACGAGGCGGAGAAGCTTATCTTTGCGGTCAGCGATAACCGCAACCGCGGAAGCTTTATCCCTTTAAAGAACATTATCCAGGACAGCATCGAGACCATAGACCGGCTTTATCAGAATAAGGCCCATGTCACCGGCATTCCTACAGGGTTCGTTGATTTTGACATAAAGACCGCCGGGCTGCAGCCTTCCGACCTGGTGATCGTCGCCGGCCGGCCTTCAATGGGCAAAAGCGCCCTGGCTTTGGGGATCGCCGAATACGCCGCGGTCACGGCCAAGGTCCCGGTGGCTCTGTTCAGCCTGGAAATGTCCAAGGAACAGCTGGTTCAGAGGATGCTTTGCTCCCACGCCAGGGTGGACGCTAACAAGGTGCGCACGGGTTATCTGGCGGCTTCGGACTGGCCGAGGCTTACTACCGCCGCCAGCAAGCTTTCCGAGGCGCCGATATTTATAGACGATACAGCCGCTATTTCAGTTATGGAATTGCGGGCAAAGGTCCGCCGGCTCAAAGCCAATAACGATATTAAACTGGTCATCGTCGACTACCTGCAGCTGATGCGCGGTTCGGGTTTTACCGAAAGCCGGCAGCAGGAGATTTCGGATATCTCGCGGTCGCTCAAGGCCCTGGCCAGGGAGCTTAACCTGACGATCATCGGCATCAGTCAGCTTTCCCGCTCGGTCGAGAGCCGAGATGGCCACCGGCCGCAGTTGTCCGATTTGCGCGAATCCGGAGCCATCGAGCAGGACGCCGACGTGGTAGTGCTGATCATGCGCGAGGAATATTACAATCCCACTCCTGAGAATGAAGGCATAGCCGAGATCATTATCGCCAAACAGCGTAACGGCCCTGTAGGGTCATTCAAGGTCACGTTCCTCAAAGAATATACCCGTTTCGAGAATATCGCCCGGGCAGAGTAG